The window CAGCGGACGAACGGGCAGGGTGCCGATCACTTCACGAATGGTCGAAAGCAGATCTTCGGCACGTTTCGGGCTGGCCGAGTTGACCAGGATCAGGCCTTGTTTCGGCGCGATGGCGGCGAAGGTCGACGAACGACGGATAAAGGCGCGCGGCAGGAACGCCTGGATGATTTCATCCTTGATCTGGTCGCGTTCCTTCTTATAGACCTTGCGCATCTGCTCGGCTTCGATCTCTTCGACCTTTTCCTTGACCGCATCGCGTACGACGCTGCCCGGCAGAATGCGTTCTTCTTTACGTGCAGCGATCAGCAGGAAATCACCGCTGACGTGCACCAATGGAGCATCTTCGCCTTTGCCGAACGGCGCGACGAAACCGTAGGTGGTCAACTCCTGGCTTGCACATGGACGCGCCAGTTTGGTGGCCAGTGCAGTTTCCAGCGCCTCGGCATCGACAGGCAGGTCTTGGGTCAGGCGATAGATAAGCAGGTTTTTGAACCACATGGGGTGAGTCTCTCCTTTATACAAAGGGGGGCATTATTGTCTTCGCCGTGGCATAGGCCAACCCTTCTCTAAGCCTTTGGAAGGCCTGAGAAAATTATTTAAAAAAGTGCTTGCCAGAGGTGGGGTCGCTCCGTAGAATGCGCGCCACACCGAAGCGAAGGGTGATTAGCTCAGCTGGGAGAGCGTCTGCCTTACAAGCAGAATGTCGGCGGTTCGATCCCGTCATCACCCACCATTCGTTTCAAGTGTTTAGCGCAGCGGTAGTTCAGTCGGTTAGAATACCGGCCTGTCACGCCGGGGGTCGCGGGTTCGAGTCCCGTCCGCTGCGCCATATTCGGTAACCTGGAACACTGAACGCCAGGTCACCACGGAAAAACCCGCCAAGGCGGGTTTTTTTCTGCCTCGAGTTGTACCTTCGAGATGTGTCGTTTCACCGGTTTTCGGATTTATTTGAAAAAAACTTCAATTAAATCAACACTTTACGAAAACTTGTGGCATAATGCGTCCCGTAACGAAGCGAAGGGTGATTAGCTCAGC of the Pseudomonas sp. Seg1 genome contains:
- the rdgC gene encoding recombination-associated protein RdgC — protein: MWFKNLLIYRLTQDLPVDAEALETALATKLARPCASQELTTYGFVAPFGKGEDAPLVHVSGDFLLIAARKEERILPGSVVRDAVKEKVEEIEAEQMRKVYKKERDQIKDEIIQAFLPRAFIRRSSTFAAIAPKQGLILVNSASPKRAEDLLSTIREVIGTLPVRPLTVKMAPTAVMTDWVTTQKAADDFYVLDECELRDTHEDGGIVRCKRQDLTSEEIQLHLSTGKVVTQLSLAWQDKLSFMLDDKMTVKRLKFEDLLQDQAEQDGGDEALGQLDASFTLMMLTFGDFLPALVEALGGEETPQGI